ggaaaataaagcagatgcggcttatataggggtgtggtttatagtctgaaaagtacagTAATACAAATTTGTTTGACAGCGATATTTTTAAGTCAGTTTCCTTGACCAGTAAAGGACGTCGGATTTTGATGGCTTGCAGTCCAAAACCACATGCAAGAATGAACCAATAAACATTACCGAAACTTCAATTAAAAAGATTTAACATGAACACCAGAGAGTGAACTTCCATATCTTATTACAGTAATATGTTTAGAGTAATGCTCAAGGGCGGagttagatttatatatataaataaaacaattgagaaataacttataataaatacatacagGAGTTTTAAAAATGGAACACCAACTAACACTGGTTCAGATGTAACTAGTTGCTACATTGAGTTGCTCAAGCCAATATGTCCAATATGTTGCCGATGTGAATTACATGTCTCATGCCTGTTCCTAGACCTACCAGCGGTAATAACACTGGGACCAGCAGGGCCTGGCCCTATGCCCAAGACTTTTGATGGTTATGAACTAAAGGATGCACTTCAAAGGTTGTTGAATGAGGGGGCAGCATGTGTTGGGCTCAATTGTTCTCGAGGACCTAAGACTATGATTCCAATTTTTAGAGAGCTGCGTAAAGATGTAAAGGTTGGTTGTGAGAAAAATTTCAAGTCAGAAAagctatatatacagtatatatatacacttgtatatgctattatgaatatatttacatatactcATTcacacatagatatatatatatatatatgtatatatatatatatatatatatatatatatatatatatatatatatatatatatatatatatatatatatgtatatatatatatatatacactgtatatgtatatatatatatatatatatatatatatatacatatatatatataggttacaATAATAgaagtctaaaaatatatatatttagactttaaaattaaaatagtttgtatagAAACCAATGATATCTATTTAGTGTCACTGTCTTACACAAGGTTCAAAGGACCACCCTCGGTACAAACCAGTCATAATTTTGGGTAGAGCGTTCATCTACTGTCATTATATACAGGGTCCACTTGCCTGTGTTGCTCTGGGTTACCATACGGATGAAACTGCTGAGACTTGGCACAGGCTCAGGAGCACTGAGACCGGCAAGATGAGTCTTCCTGATGACATAGGAGCTAATTCTATCGGTAGCGAGATTTATATTATCTACAGTAGTTTGTGGGTATTTTATAAGTATGTCATGCATCCTATAAAATTAACTTATAAATTACAGAATGTTTTGAAAGAGAGAAACAAGCaaaagaacacaactccaatgtATTTGTAGACTCGGTTTGTATGTCATTCCATGTTGAAGGTAATGTCTCTGTTTTGATAACCTCCTTAGGAAATGAAGAAGCTGAGTGGTACGCTCGACAACTAAAGGAAATAGGAGTGGAGTTTGTTGGTTTCTGCTGTGGGAATTCAAGTACACTGACAAGAACACTAGCTATGGCCTATGGAAGAAACCCACCAGCTGCAAAGTAAGTTTTTTTCAATTACTCAAGTTTTGTGGCTCTAAATATTTCCATGACAGGATATAACACGCGCAGAAGAGATTGTGATTACATTTTTtgcatgattttttaaaatcacaagttaattatttatgttaaataaatGCTAACCTGTAATTTTTAGGTTTTGAGCCACATCACCTGGTGTTAACACCACCTGGTATTAACATCACCTGGTGTTAACGACAAATATGTTGAcatcatttaatttaaaataggTGGCAGTCAAGTTCAATTTTCTAAAGATATTAAAACACTATAAATATATCAGTTCTTGCTTTATATAATTAacactataatataataaaaggtactgatggttgagaaatgcaatattagcagtcaaatggcactgcagtgcaataggataactgcaatggtaactgtaatgtactgggtgtgggtgttattatgtacaacaaacagcaataataaaaggaaaagattatatgtttatatctcttcccctgcaataggagaaatgcaatattagaagtaaaatgcactgatattattagaataaccaatattattaatatagtaatacagtaataatagaaaaccaatgcacaattttgtttacatttcaaaacgtcataactaacaatatcaagaagttgtgatatttatatagatttttagaaaatctatttaacaaaactatttagaaaaaataataacagtaacatattgtcCATAAtcaatgttgttagtgtgactataacacttcaatagtcatccaaacttataattaaatattgtaattatcttataagaattgttaaaaaaatatcatcgtcatttcttttactttcactgctttggacatcagttagaataccaaagtactcaaaagtgtccaaaatgtcagttactttgaaatcggcaaaaaagaaatgattatatttcagtacttctacgttaattaaagaaaccttcggcaattcgacaatgctatagactggtaaaatatgcacgttattttttcgtgaaatgtgcaAGACTTAacggttctattctctgtcgctcggcgttttgtttgccggtcttaattttgataaaaataaggcttggcaagttttaataacgattttcggccaacttaatctgtctatttgtgtataatccgatcagatgggtaagttttaagatattgtcgacagtttacaaagacttggtaacatatttaaataggtttatatgtgttctgtatcgttattatactttaatgactccattgaaaaatgattaaatttgtttatgagatttcggtacaagggtttgcggccgttgttgatgaatagtttttgtgagctgtgtgcacatgcatttatcataaaactctcaaacattcgctccgctcgtgtttggtcgtgggataattaaaaaaaattaaaatcgaaagaaaacatacataaaacaaaattgaaaaaatctataatataatgaataatagaattgtataaaacttacattattaattatattttacaatagAAGTTGAAATTTAGTAGCCATAAAGTATTTAATATACAGATTGTCTTCAGACATTCATTACATGTTATTGTTACAAACCCTCTAAAGATGAGAGATTTTCATCCAGAGAGTTTTGTTGATACATATCGTTACTCTGAACATAAAAGGGTTTTAAAATGATGTTAAGATCTTAACAGCACTGCATACCAGTCCTATAGCATTCTGGTAACCAGAAAATCAAACACTAGCTTATATAATGGCTATCAAGAGCTGGTAGCAACAACTAACAGAACGTGTAAGAAATAAAAACCTTGTTTATATACGGTAGCTAATTTCTTTACATCGAGTGTTGTTTACATAAAAGGAGGTTTGAGTTATGAGTGCCTACTCGATATGCAGCATTTGATTGTTTCAGTGTTTGAAGTTGTCATCTCTTGTCTGACTAGAAAATGTGGCTAATCAAAATGCGTGTAAGAAATTAAAAGATTACATCCGAAGAGGGCTAAACTGATTTCTGTGTAAAATGACATATTTTGCAGATATGCCAGCCAGAAAGCTGGTGAAAAGGAAGTGGTACACGGATTCCAGATAGACAGATATAAGCAGAAGTTAGCTGACTTTTTAGGAGCTGCCTAACCCTTTGTGCTACTGTATAGTAACACCATGTAACCATGGCAACATATCAGTCAAAAACGGTTTACTTATTCTATGTTCTGCTTGCTCTAGCCATTTACCTAACTATCTGATATAAATATCACGAAAATGCTGTAAACTGTTTCGTCgtttaaattgtattttttacaattatttCATTGACAGTCTAACAATTGATTATGAATACACAATAGAAGgacaatttaaaataaacacaaTATTTTAAGTTGGCAAGTTGTATGCCTGAGGCTCAAACAATCGTCAAATAGCTGAAACACTCTTATGATAGTACAATAAACTGCTTTTATGCTTACTAATGCATTATGACTCGGTGTCTATTTGTcctttctaacttttaaaccaGTCAAAGATTGTGTTTGTCAGTAATTGTCAGACATGCTTGATACTTTGGCACTTAGCAATTTTGAGATTCAAGGGAGACAACTAATTAAGACTCAAAGAATTGCAATGCATAGCTACTGAAGACCGGTGTCAGAAATGATCTCGACCAAGTACTTGAGCATTTGTTAAGTACTTTATTTTGCATGTTTTTGCTTTGCGACAGCCAGAAGTTTTAGACAGTTAAATTGGTTGAGGAAGGACATGGTATGGTCAATAGTCCTTTTCTATTACCAGAAGTGGACTTCACAACTGTTGTTCTCAGACCAGGCGCTTTAGTTCAGTTGAACAATTAAATAGTTAACCAAACTtacaacaacaaatattttgtttgctttAGCGCAATATGGATTCCTGTTTATAGCGGACTTACTGCAACCCAGCTTAGCAAATCCAAGTGCATTCAGCTCAACTCTTTGCGGACATTATAGGTTGCTTAATCTATAGATTTATCAAGTATGAAAGAAAGTGAAAATTAAAAACGCGACAGGAGGTTCCATATAGATATCGAGCAAAGAGTTTAGCAGAAAGTCTTCTGCTAAGTTTGTAAGCTTTGCATTCTTTTTATCAACTGCTTGCAGGGCTCTTCATACTTTGACCAACTGACATGGCAGTTTGTCAATAGGCTAAGAGAATAACTGTGTCAATAAATATGTCAATAACTGACAATATGCAGAGAGAATTCTCagacttgtacagcactaacaatggccgtaaaacctctaattgaatgctacctctatttgaacgccactatgagataagggttgaaaaatagagcgccaccctctatttgaacgccaccccCATTTGACCCCCACTCTGACTATCTTTattctttatgaacccataacaccaagtgatcagtagaaaagcgTCCACCAAATCTATCAATAATGAGTTGTTTACATTATTACCAATCAATTCCCTCATTGTTCAACTCTAAAGCTTTTCCCTTTTTTGtgttaaaacttttaaagaaatagaaataatcaataaaggtctcagactaatagtactgtggttccttgtttaacgcgatcTTGATatttcaaagtacatgtacctatataaaaaaggtttaaatttaCGTTGGTAGGTGAACTctgaaagcagcaccatagaaataattaatttctctcaggctaatagcagtgccttgtttggtgaaatttattaacaatagcTTTCGGCATAGATGACGCTTCAACCGCCTATTGTTAAACCGGAAACAGTCATGTTTTGTAACGAAATACCCGGGAATTTTGATAGGGAGATATTGTGAAAAAATGTCGGCATGCTTCTTCTCTTCATTGGAAGAGGCCAACAGCTTTATAAGAAAAGAGGAGCTACGAACAAACGTTCAATGGTCGACGTACAAAACAGAGAAGAAGTTTTCGGAGACCATAACATTTGTTGGTATGTAGGTcgttaatattaatttttaagaTGATGCAAACCCTTGCGGCCTGGGGGattgtatatcattgcttagaAATGAGTTAGAAACTCTAGACAACTAAATGTTATACACTGCCCCTACACAGCCCATGACATCATAGTCGGTGAAGCTAATATAAATTTCTGTCTTCCGTGGCTTGTGGTTGAGATGTTTctaatactatactattatattatatttaggtTGTCTGGCCTTAGTACAGCCCCTAACAGCCAaatatttactatcaaatatctaaataaaactaaaaaccaAAACTATACAGTTCTCCTTTTTTGTCGCCGTCGTTCATCTGATTATTCTGATTATGTATTAACCAATCAGCGATTATAATACAAAACCAAAACGACGTCGATTATTTATAAACTTAGAagttaaaatgtaaaaacatttgtttgGCTAGTTTGGCCGGTGCCTCTTGCATGCTCTGACACATCTGACACCTCTTAACCTGATCCTCTATAGCCTGATATAGATGTGGCCACCAGAAATGAAGTTTCACTAGTGCTTTCATTTTCACAATACCTTGGTGTTCCTCATGCAACTCCTCAATCATTGCTTCTCTAAGTTTGGCGGCAATGATTACCGTGCTGTCCTAAAGAAGGCAGTCATTCTCAACTGAGATCTCTATCTTTTTGTGGAAGTAATTTTCTATTTCTTTCTGTACCTGGTTTGGCCATCCTGCCTTCAATGAATGTAATATATTGCCTAATATTACATCAGACCTGATATGGTGAGCCACCTGTTTGGCTGTGACTGGTAATGTCGCCACAGAATTTATGTTCAGGAATCAAAGAATACGATTTACTTCCCACCTTTGATAGGAATATGGCTTTGCACTTGGATGCAAGGTAAGACCGATGGTTGTTGAATGACAGGTTAGCTCAGTATAATTATATTGTCTTGTTTattcttatttttatattttagatcAGCATACTATTTCTAACAAAAGAATTTTCTACAGTGCTGATGGTGTTCCGTATTCTGTTATCGGTGTTCATCTCCGAGATTGTCGTCACGGAGTGCAGAAAAATAAATCAGCCGCTCATTCAAATGTGAGTTGACAATGTTTATTCTACATTCTTGCTCTGGGGCACTGTAATCCATACCCGATCAAGCCAAGGGTGTAGGCATGTTCTTAGAAGATGAATTCAATCAAACTAATCTGCTTACTGTTCTGGATTCAGCTCGTCTAAATGGTGTTCTTATATTTCTTAGGCAAACGTCAAGACAGACTCAGATGTTGGTGGCTCAAATAGCCAagtaagttaaaaaaatttatggtAATATAGATTTGAGTTCAATTAAGTTTATCAATCAAGGAAAGTTTTTTGTAGAATGGAGTTTGTGAGTATCTCTTTTCTTATTGCTTAGGCATTATCTGACCATGTCGGACTTACTGACAAGAAAAAACGTCGGATTGTCCAAGCTTCAATCAAAATGGGATGCCCAGCACAACTGATCATCAAAAGACTTTTCATATATCCAATGTTCAAGGTAAGGACATTTCGTAGCTACCATAATAACCTCCAGCAGTTTTTTCACTCGGAGTCACTCAAACTCACCAACCCAAATGGATAACCTACCATCCATCTATGTTTTATGCATTTGTACCAGATATCCTGTGACTCTAACAGGAGGAACAAACACTGTAATTATGCTGATTTTGTAAAACCAATAACGAATATATTGTATGATCATGTATGTGTTTAATTTTCTAATCATCTACTCTAGGTCGACCCTAATGCTTCCAAGAGTTATAAAACTGCCAACAGTAACAAGTTAAAGAGTCTAAAAGGACAAATCCCTTGTGAGATAAGTTACTTGTGTCTGATCCCCGATATCTCTAAACATCAAAACCACACTATGGGTGAGGTATGTGACCGTGAGTAATCAAGAGCTTTTTTATTCCTTTCCCTCCCCGTTCCTCCGTAGGGAAGGAAAGGAGGGAAAGGAATAAAAAAGCTCTGATTGCTCTTGTATATAATCCTGTGAGAACCTAAATAATAATTAAGGTGATAATGGCAGTCCATGTACCTATGTATACttccatatacatatacttacttCCATATACACCAAGACAAACATTTTTGGAGACTTCAAGCTTAAAAAAAGACCATGAAGTATCAATGAATATTATTGACTGTAAAAAGATTGTATATTATAGTAGTTTTGAAATTGCTCTATTGATAGGCTGCTGGATTCACGATGACCGCTGATCCTAGACTTAGAAACAGGGTTAAGGAACTGGTTTTGGATGGAATTTACAATCTGCCTGAAGTTCGCCGCAACCTTCGCCAGTTTTCTATAGCTATCTATGtaagtaaaatatttgttcaattcGATTGAGCCACTTTGTATCATTTGTATTTATCTGATCCTTCATTTTGCTCGCTGTGAACTCAAAATACTGTATTACATAATTTACCACATTCAATTGTTATTTTGCAGCTTTCAGAAACTTCAGATAAGTATTGACTGTGTGACTCTTCTTACATTGTGTGGTTATCATAACATCTGTagttttctctcctaattttcCTAACAAACTATGATTTAGGCATGCTAACATACTGTAAATAAAGGTGTGGTGCTTTCTGTTTTGTGGTATCAATTTCATAATCACCCAATCAGTCGGAAACTCACAACATGTAGAACTGTCATCTATTACATCAGGCAGCATCATGGTCCAACATATTCTATGATGTCTTGTTAGCATGTAGTTTATATTTCTAGAAAGAAGCTGGGAATGAACTTCCACCTTTAACAAACAGAGCCATGTATCCCATAGATCAGGATATATCCAACATGATACAGTCAGCATTGAGGGATATAATGTAGGTGTTTTTTATTAGTCCCACGACCATTAGGACcatgggagctttatgataaatgttttAGAGTAATTAGATGTAATTATTGATAGAGCTTACTGCTAAcgcattaaaccataactgtcacgaacaacttttatcgtacttactaggtaaatcagacacgctgattccgattttgtactcaaaataaaaattagtccactaactttcagagtaatgaaggctttttcacAGCGTTTTAGTATCAGTCTCGAAAACagcacgatcggcataacaagctccgcccataaatacgtgacgtaacctagctttttaggaacagaagttacgtagggatgtttagatcgatttagaataatagagatgggtgttttaaaatccattaatatctaaattcagccttaaaaataatatcagccttttctgaaaggtagatgagctatttagcattgcatatttaaaaaattgcgataacaacgctagcttgtgataaaaccgcactttttgagctaatttttcttggcgttcagcccatttaaacgtcatgtaacaagctacgagcaattttaaatagtttatatacctttcatgaaaaactgaaattattttacagcctagatttagataataatgggttttaagacacccatctctattattctagatcagactaaacattcctaactttcgttcctgaaaaagctaggtttcgtcacatatttatgggcggagcttgtaatgccgattgtgttgtttttgaaacggatattgaaacgctttaaaaaagcctaaatgactttgaaggttagtggactaatctttattttgagtacaaaatcggaatcagcgtgtctgatttacctagcaaattcgataaaagttgttcgtgacagttatggtttaatgtatGTATTACAGGTACAGTGAAGATGATCAGCTCAATCTAGAAGAATTGATCAAACGGTGGCCAGGGGATAACAAGTTTGAGTTTAGAAAGAGCAGCGTTAATGAAAATAAGCTTTTGTTTGTCCATCAGAATAATGAACAGAGACGTTTGTTAGAGTTATATGGCGGTGAGCTTACATGTCTTGATGCTACCTACAAGACAACACAATATGCTCTACCTCTCTTCTTTGTTGTGGTAAAGACCAACTCAAGTTATCAGGTAATGGAATATGAAGAACTAAACGACTTTTGTATGACCCAACTGTTATGAGTTAACCATATAACCCTAGCTTGTTAGTCATAAACGGACAAATTTTTGGGTCCTTCCTTTTTTGTGACGATTTAGCAAGGATTGTTTTAGAGAAgtgtatacaatatatgatgTATGGCAGAATGGTGTTGGAAGGGTGGGGATACTCCATGTAGAAATATCAATGATAGCTCTTCAATTTTTATATACTCAGGTGGTTGCCACTTTCCTCATTCAAGAAGAAAACTCAACTGATATAGCTGAGGCATTAAGGTTGCTATGCCAATGGTGTCCTGCCTGGAATCCAAAAGCATTTATGACAGATTTCTGCCCTGCTGAATCTAAGGCAATCAGATCGGTCTTCCCAGGTATATTGACCATTGATTATATCGTGACGTCTCTGCATTATTTGTTGTATTTGTGTGATCATATTGTTTAGTCATGGCTTCTGATACTTTTGAATGGTTTTGAGTGTGCATCATCAATATCACATTTTGATTTTGAAGAAGAAAAGTTTGATAATtctgtaaaacattttattgttgcagatactgagttattgatcTGTGACTTTCACAGAGAGCAAGACTGGCATAGGTTCATTGTGAAAAATGCCAATGGCATCCCAAAACAGGAGCAGAAACCAATCAAGACATTGCTTAACAGAGTAGCTCGATCGAGATCTGTGCAAGACTTCCTCATTAATAAACAGGCGATGCTGACCAGCCAACTTTTCATTAAGCGGCCCATTCTTTTGAACTACATAACAAGCACATGGCTGCCAGAAG
Above is a window of Watersipora subatra chromosome 3, tzWatSuba1.1, whole genome shotgun sequence DNA encoding:
- the LOC137390623 gene encoding S-methylmethionine--homocysteine S-methyltransferase BHMT2-like, producing MGSTTKGGLLEQLNAKEPIICAEGYLMELDRRGYNTNGIYIPKAVLDNPEKVEDLTKEFVHAGADACSAFVYFSTKNKLGAAGQGDNFELLNRRAHEIAKKVARETGTLFTAGLTKTGLYDPDNPESPARVEQEYREQMAISAELEVDFIQIQTLWDYGEASIALKIAKEYNLPAVITLGPAGPGPMPKTFDGYELKDALQRLLNEGAACVGLNCSRGPKTMIPIFRELRKDVKGPLACVALGYHTDETAETWHRLRSTETGKMSLPDDIGANSIGNEEAEWYARQLKEIGVEFVGFCCGNSSTLTRTLAMAYGRNPPAAKYASQKAGEKEVVHGFQIDRYKQKLADFLGAA